One region of Sulfurisphaera ohwakuensis genomic DNA includes:
- the sul7s gene encoding winged-helix single-stranded DNA-binding protein Sul7s — MDSSKNEEIKNIVEKILKEREWITFSDLIKYVNFPASEVNSALVQLMRENKVIRKGRYFYYQG, encoded by the coding sequence ATGGATTCAAGTAAAAATGAGGAAATAAAAAACATTGTTGAAAAAATATTAAAAGAAAGAGAATGGATAACATTTAGCGATTTAATAAAATATGTTAATTTTCCAGCTTCTGAAGTTAATTCAGCACTAGTTCAACTAATGAGAGAGAATAAAGTGATAAGAAAAGGGAGATATTTCTATTATCAAGGCTAG
- a CDS encoding MogA/MoaB family molybdenum cofactor biosynthesis protein, which produces MSHAHKKHKENAPKSLNFYVITISTSRYEKLLKKEPIVDESGDIIKQLLIENGHKIIGYSLVPDDKIKILKAFTDALSIDEVDVIISTGGTGYSPTDITVETIRKLFDREIEGFSDVFRLVSFNDPEVKAAAYLTKASAGIIDKKIVYLLPGSPDAVKLALKELILPEVGHLVYLVRS; this is translated from the coding sequence ATGAGTCACGCCCATAAGAAGCATAAAGAAAATGCTCCTAAATCACTCAATTTCTATGTTATTACTATAAGTACCTCAAGATATGAAAAACTCTTAAAAAAAGAGCCGATAGTGGATGAATCCGGTGACATAATAAAGCAATTACTCATAGAAAATGGACATAAAATAATCGGCTATTCTTTAGTCCCAGACGATAAAATAAAAATTCTTAAGGCATTTACTGATGCTTTATCTATAGATGAAGTTGACGTCATAATCTCAACTGGAGGTACTGGTTATTCACCTACTGATATTACAGTAGAGACTATCAGAAAGCTTTTCGATAGAGAGATTGAAGGTTTTTCTGATGTCTTTAGGTTAGTTAGCTTTAACGACCCGGAAGTAAAAGCTGCTGCATACTTAACAAAAGCTTCAGCAGGAATTATAGATAAAAAAATAGTTTACTTATTACCTGGCTCACCAGACGCTGTGAAGTTAGCTCTTAAAGAGCTAATACTACCAGAAGTAGGCCACTTAGTTTATTTAGTAAGAAGTTGA
- a CDS encoding AAA-associated domain-containing protein, producing MQTQVPILSPSARVADLLGLLTVLYNSFEGKTDIYLLEKELEVDIDDFMPIVYAANTLGFVTIGDGDIIITDKGIEFLKGNIRKRKELLRESLHKIEPFATAKELGKFNIEELLGKLEEKGITAYSGPSGYHDLQVILAEWGVYSGFLKLVDDEYEVTIS from the coding sequence ATGCAGACTCAAGTACCTATACTGTCACCTTCAGCTAGAGTAGCAGATTTGTTAGGTTTATTGACAGTATTATATAATAGTTTTGAAGGCAAAACAGACATTTACCTACTAGAGAAAGAATTAGAAGTGGACATAGATGATTTTATGCCCATAGTTTATGCTGCTAATACTCTAGGATTTGTAACAATAGGGGACGGGGATATAATAATAACAGATAAAGGGATAGAATTTTTAAAAGGAAACATAAGAAAAAGAAAAGAACTGTTAAGAGAATCTTTACATAAAATTGAACCTTTTGCTACAGCTAAAGAACTTGGAAAGTTTAATATTGAGGAATTACTAGGAAAATTGGAAGAAAAAGGAATTACAGCTTATTCTGGTCCTTCAGGATATCATGATTTGCAAGTTATTTTAGCAGAATGGGGTGTATATTCTGGATTCCTAAAATTAGTTGACGATGAATATGAGGTAACAATTAGTTAA
- a CDS encoding VIT1/CCC1 transporter family protein, producing MENEKVEEPVLHYTHEADVFRTRVFGIQDGLIGVGAIALGAAGYSQDPLLVLVTGLIATIAQAFSMGIGEYISTRVRNQIIENEIQKERYEIEKYPEKEKEELKQFYLSKGLPEKEAEEIAERLMKNKDIVLHEMMIHELKLFPEEFEKPVKLGFIMALYLIIGGLIPLVPFILSLFVKIPFMFSIISSILLVLLTLGVFGSMTSKYTGLSKFRGAFEQIGTGLLALVGSYIGGAIIGYFLPIHVAI from the coding sequence ATGGAGAATGAAAAAGTAGAAGAACCCGTACTACATTATACTCATGAAGCTGATGTATTTAGAACTAGAGTATTTGGTATCCAGGATGGACTTATTGGTGTAGGAGCCATAGCTCTAGGTGCAGCTGGGTATTCTCAAGATCCCTTGCTTGTATTAGTTACTGGATTGATCGCAACTATAGCACAAGCTTTTTCTATGGGTATTGGTGAGTACATATCTACGAGGGTAAGAAATCAAATAATAGAAAATGAAATACAAAAAGAACGTTATGAAATTGAAAAATATCCTGAAAAAGAGAAAGAAGAACTTAAGCAATTTTACTTAAGTAAAGGATTACCTGAAAAGGAGGCTGAAGAAATTGCTGAAAGGCTAATGAAAAATAAGGATATTGTTCTTCATGAAATGATGATCCATGAATTAAAACTATTTCCAGAAGAATTTGAGAAACCAGTGAAATTAGGTTTTATTATGGCTTTATATTTAATTATTGGTGGGTTAATTCCCTTAGTTCCATTTATTTTATCCTTATTTGTAAAAATTCCCTTTATGTTTTCTATAATTTCCTCCATTCTTCTTGTTTTATTAACCCTAGGTGTATTTGGTTCAATGACTAGTAAGTATACTGGATTAAGTAAATTTAGAGGTGCATTTGAACAGATAGGAACTGGATTATTAGCACTCGTTGGTAGTTATATTGGTGGTGCAATAATTGGCTACTTTTTACCAATTCATGTTGCTATTTAA
- a CDS encoding DEAD/DEAH box helicase, whose product MDIIDEVKNALDYFNVKIRHVYTETALDPEFGDSVDTLNISSKIKDSLKKHGIEKLYKYQEEALHKILDKKNVMIVSGTGTGKTEAFLIPTLEFSLRGERSVLVYPTKALARDQLERILKFTTELGVTVGVFDGDTPEKERERLYENPPDILITNPDMIHIGLALSNRFRRLLRTTEHFVFDEVHVYEGVLGSHLRMISDRIREFGDYHVMASSATIGASQYLFEELFGVKGEIIQGTNRRKGVAFHVLLDVGSLSRWTITGYLASLLMKKGLKVLIFVDSQQMAEVLGKIIKRFGFDIPVHRAGINPEERIKVEEDFKRGRIMGVVATPTLELGIDIGDLDAVILAENPPNYVKYLQRAGRAGRRNKIGYVFTLLGDDPIDAYYNRKPQEFFNRKLTPLPFDTTNMEVIKVHAAALVVEKGKVRISTLPKLWVKALSSLPVKISGDYAYSTPELVKFVKSTSIRSTGPMVKIYESDKKVGERELPVALYDLYPEAIYLISKRTYIVESVDLSHLTVKVRKISDDTTYYTKPLYSTHLLSFKEIESKEVLGLPVKYGEIEIMISVDGFVVYDIMSKKNKPREERYYKEPITFSYQTKGIIIKHPILAEFSEFDAVEAFHATEHVLISAARITAGASLTDLAGISYPSGHVIIYDAVVGGSGVSKLLFDRLEESYDISLDITGKCDCEDGCPKCIYSPYCGNNNKFLSRKKSFRLIKFLKENKGTSINKEEDLFGNPIV is encoded by the coding sequence ATGGATATAATTGATGAAGTAAAGAATGCTTTAGACTACTTTAACGTTAAAATTAGACATGTTTACACAGAAACTGCGCTTGATCCCGAATTCGGTGATTCTGTAGATACTCTTAACATTAGTAGTAAAATAAAGGATAGCCTTAAAAAACACGGAATTGAAAAACTTTATAAATACCAGGAAGAGGCGTTGCATAAAATTTTAGATAAAAAGAACGTTATGATAGTATCTGGTACAGGAACCGGTAAAACTGAAGCTTTCTTAATACCAACTCTTGAATTTTCTTTAAGAGGCGAAAGGAGCGTTTTAGTTTATCCCACAAAAGCTCTAGCTAGAGATCAACTTGAAAGAATTCTTAAGTTTACAACAGAATTAGGCGTTACTGTAGGTGTTTTTGATGGAGATACCCCAGAAAAAGAGAGGGAGAGACTATATGAGAATCCGCCTGATATTCTAATAACTAACCCTGATATGATTCATATAGGATTAGCATTAAGCAACAGATTTAGAAGATTATTAAGAACAACAGAACATTTTGTCTTTGATGAGGTTCACGTTTACGAAGGTGTATTAGGTTCACATCTTAGAATGATTAGCGATAGAATTAGGGAATTCGGGGATTACCATGTTATGGCATCTAGTGCAACTATAGGTGCGTCTCAATACTTATTTGAAGAGTTATTTGGTGTAAAAGGAGAAATAATTCAAGGTACTAATAGAAGAAAAGGTGTTGCTTTTCATGTTCTTTTAGATGTAGGTTCTTTAAGTAGATGGACTATTACGGGTTATTTAGCTTCATTACTGATGAAAAAAGGGCTTAAGGTTTTAATCTTTGTTGACTCTCAACAAATGGCGGAAGTTTTAGGAAAAATAATAAAGAGATTCGGATTTGATATCCCAGTGCATAGAGCTGGTATTAACCCAGAAGAGAGGATAAAGGTTGAGGAAGATTTTAAAAGAGGAAGAATAATGGGCGTGGTCGCTACACCTACTTTAGAGCTAGGTATAGATATAGGCGACTTAGATGCTGTTATATTGGCTGAAAACCCCCCTAATTACGTTAAATATTTACAAAGAGCAGGAAGAGCTGGAAGAAGGAATAAGATAGGTTATGTTTTTACCCTTCTTGGAGATGATCCAATTGACGCATACTATAATCGTAAGCCTCAAGAGTTCTTTAATAGGAAGCTCACTCCTTTGCCATTTGACACAACAAATATGGAAGTTATAAAAGTTCATGCAGCAGCATTAGTCGTAGAAAAGGGAAAGGTTAGAATTTCAACGCTCCCTAAACTTTGGGTAAAGGCACTTAGCTCCTTACCAGTGAAAATATCTGGAGATTATGCTTACTCTACACCAGAACTTGTTAAATTTGTTAAATCTACTTCAATAAGATCTACTGGTCCTATGGTGAAAATATACGAGAGTGATAAAAAAGTCGGAGAAAGGGAATTACCAGTTGCGCTTTATGATCTTTATCCGGAGGCTATTTATCTCATATCTAAAAGAACTTATATAGTGGAAAGTGTTGATCTATCGCATTTAACTGTTAAAGTTAGGAAGATTTCAGATGATACAACGTATTATACAAAACCTTTATATAGTACGCATCTTCTTTCGTTCAAAGAAATAGAAAGTAAAGAAGTATTAGGTTTACCAGTAAAATACGGTGAAATTGAGATCATGATTTCGGTTGACGGTTTTGTAGTTTATGACATAATGAGTAAGAAGAATAAACCTAGAGAAGAGAGATATTATAAAGAACCGATAACATTTTCTTATCAAACAAAAGGGATTATAATTAAGCATCCAATTTTGGCAGAATTTAGTGAGTTTGATGCAGTTGAAGCTTTTCATGCTACAGAGCATGTTTTAATTAGTGCAGCCAGAATTACCGCAGGTGCCTCATTAACTGATTTAGCCGGCATAAGTTATCCTAGCGGTCATGTAATTATTTATGATGCTGTTGTAGGTGGAAGTGGTGTTAGTAAACTTTTATTTGATAGACTAGAAGAAAGTTATGATATTTCACTAGATATAACTGGTAAGTGTGACTGTGAGGATGGATGCCCCAAATGTATTTATAGCCCTTACTGTGGTAATAATAATAAATTTTTATCTAGGAAAAAATCCTTTAGACTTATAAAATTTTTAAAAGAAAATAAAGGAACTAGTATTAATAAAGAAGAAGACTTATTTGGAAATCCAATAGTATAA
- the queC gene encoding 7-cyano-7-deazaguanine synthase QueC — MCSVTGVLIIKPENYEKIEKKLIHILKKAEDRGRDSFGVIVIEKDGSIKKVKALGRPSTQEEKLYGILDENSKVIIANNRAEPTTEYVRQKTEEDIQPFEGERYIVTHNGIIANDLELEKKYNVIRRTKIDSAVIPPILDKHWNGEIEQLKKILNDIKGSFAFIIGDKKRPDRIYIAQNFKPAYMMYDRELGAIFFTSLDDYFDASPFDSVTKLDPYSIVEVNDKMEIRKVQLLDKKIRKVLVIASGGLDSTVAATYLLRQGYEITLLHFNYHHKAEEREREAVKKIAEYLQVPLIEINTDLFKIIGHTTLLKGGGEIVKERFGEEGAEFAHEWVPARNLIFYSVALALAEAYGYDAIASGINLEEAGAYPDNEMEFVRLFAKLSPYATGPNKKVEVLMPVGNLVKHEIVKLGVEIGAPLHLTWSCYEGGQKHCGKCGPCYMRKTAFKINGLNDPVEYES, encoded by the coding sequence GTGTGTAGTGTAACTGGAGTACTAATAATTAAACCAGAAAATTATGAAAAAATAGAAAAGAAGCTTATTCATATTCTCAAGAAGGCAGAGGATAGAGGAAGGGATAGTTTTGGTGTTATAGTTATAGAGAAAGATGGAAGTATAAAAAAAGTTAAAGCTTTGGGGAGACCATCAACTCAAGAGGAGAAGTTATATGGTATATTAGATGAGAATTCTAAGGTAATAATAGCTAATAATAGAGCAGAACCAACCACAGAATATGTAAGACAAAAGACAGAAGAGGATATTCAACCCTTTGAGGGAGAAAGATATATAGTTACTCATAATGGAATAATTGCTAACGACTTAGAATTAGAGAAAAAATATAATGTAATAAGGAGAACTAAAATAGATAGTGCAGTAATTCCACCGATTTTAGATAAACATTGGAATGGAGAAATAGAACAATTAAAGAAAATACTAAATGACATTAAAGGGAGTTTTGCGTTTATAATAGGTGATAAGAAGAGACCCGATAGAATCTACATTGCTCAGAATTTTAAGCCAGCGTATATGATGTACGATAGAGAGTTAGGTGCTATATTCTTTACATCTCTTGATGATTACTTTGATGCCTCTCCATTCGATTCAGTAACAAAATTAGACCCTTACTCTATAGTAGAAGTTAATGACAAAATGGAAATTAGAAAAGTTCAATTACTTGATAAGAAGATTAGAAAGGTTCTTGTAATTGCAAGTGGTGGATTAGATTCCACTGTAGCTGCAACATACTTACTAAGGCAAGGATATGAAATCACTCTTTTACATTTTAACTATCATCATAAGGCTGAAGAGAGAGAAAGAGAAGCTGTAAAGAAGATTGCAGAATATTTACAAGTACCATTAATAGAGATTAACACTGATTTGTTTAAAATTATAGGGCATACTACATTACTTAAGGGTGGTGGAGAAATTGTTAAAGAAAGATTTGGAGAAGAGGGTGCAGAATTTGCTCATGAATGGGTACCAGCAAGGAATTTGATCTTCTATTCGGTTGCTTTAGCATTAGCTGAGGCTTATGGGTATGATGCTATAGCTTCTGGAATAAATCTTGAAGAAGCTGGAGCTTATCCAGATAATGAAATGGAGTTTGTAAGATTATTTGCTAAACTATCTCCTTATGCTACTGGACCTAATAAAAAAGTTGAAGTTTTGATGCCAGTAGGCAATTTAGTAAAGCATGAAATTGTGAAACTTGGTGTCGAAATAGGTGCTCCACTTCATCTGACATGGAGTTGCTACGAAGGGGGACAAAAACATTGTGGAAAATGTGGACCTTGCTATATGAGGAAGACTGCATTTAAAATTAATGGACTTAATGATCCAGTAGAATATGAAAGCTAG
- a CDS encoding 4Fe-4S dicluster domain-containing protein, whose amino-acid sequence MLNLFYSRLSLTRRSSIIPEKIITIQSEEDLKNITEGIGRYEYSRGVEGKVIVDLTSLRGIEEKDDKLRILAGTLWKEVIGFKPELFGNLNFSVGGSVEYGDAGFGFNEFRFIKDRVEVEAYLNGEKYTGRYKGGIIYAVLVKKENKELIVKSLTSQEFDVIYYKLKSWFSSSIPPFRDITLVWRDGKFELSATYPKLREELLKKFITDLSDGKIIYEDLSFPHKYRYFGTTTIDNLYKIKDQITNSIEAYLRISFNKVYFSIYSNTSLIFPPNVELSNFSDTSGENNLNGCIMCGKCVDVCPYVEYTKSKIYSPLGFYVLQSLGSSVQINCHMCGKCVDVCPANLDIISDISKSAVYDLSNVRTENKLKELKSEKVILITPISSRFEERILKSLLYLYSKGLKVGLKYIDLDIQRLVKNQIDWKLLSNQFSGINLIITITPEEYYYLQPLKRYSVLDIDYIENYVMSDVEIDKSKLHISCYFRDLEKKIKPSKCSFAFLDLLNNKNMPSKINAEITLCPFTSEKLNIKTPLDIVIPQINLNIVDLIASKIRKSLENSAQLLDDAKWYYGIADDIYHEVTDSLFLYALKEIPLEEALILYFYIDRIDEFSSEEKKILEEKIVQLLTK is encoded by the coding sequence ATGTTAAACTTATTCTACTCAAGACTATCTTTAACTAGAAGGTCCTCAATAATTCCAGAAAAAATAATAACTATACAATCAGAGGAAGATCTGAAGAATATCACTGAGGGTATCGGTAGATATGAATATTCAAGGGGTGTTGAGGGAAAAGTTATAGTAGATTTAACTTCATTAAGGGGAATAGAAGAAAAAGATGATAAACTAAGAATCTTAGCTGGAACACTTTGGAAAGAAGTTATAGGGTTTAAGCCAGAATTATTTGGTAATTTGAATTTTTCCGTTGGAGGATCTGTTGAGTATGGTGATGCAGGCTTTGGGTTTAATGAGTTTAGATTTATCAAAGATAGAGTTGAGGTAGAAGCTTATTTAAACGGAGAGAAGTATACTGGGAGATATAAAGGAGGTATAATCTATGCAGTCTTAGTTAAGAAGGAAAATAAAGAGTTGATAGTGAAAAGTTTAACAAGTCAAGAATTTGACGTTATTTACTATAAGCTAAAATCATGGTTTAGTAGTAGTATACCTCCATTTAGGGATATAACATTAGTTTGGAGAGATGGAAAATTTGAGCTAAGTGCTACTTATCCTAAATTAAGAGAGGAATTATTAAAGAAATTTATTACTGATTTATCTGACGGAAAAATAATTTATGAAGATCTTAGTTTTCCTCATAAATATCGATATTTTGGTACAACAACAATTGATAATTTATATAAAATTAAAGATCAGATTACAAACTCGATAGAGGCATATCTAAGAATTAGTTTTAACAAGGTTTATTTCTCTATTTATTCCAATACTTCTCTTATCTTTCCTCCTAATGTAGAACTGTCAAACTTTTCAGATACTTCTGGTGAAAATAATTTAAATGGCTGTATAATGTGTGGAAAATGCGTAGACGTATGCCCTTACGTTGAATACACAAAATCAAAAATTTACTCCCCCTTAGGGTTTTATGTTTTACAAAGTTTAGGATCGTCAGTTCAAATTAATTGTCATATGTGTGGAAAATGCGTAGACGTATGCCCTGCTAATCTAGATATAATTTCCGATATCTCTAAATCTGCCGTATATGATTTAAGTAATGTTAGAACGGAAAATAAGCTTAAAGAACTGAAGTCAGAAAAAGTAATACTAATTACCCCTATAAGTAGTAGATTTGAAGAGAGAATACTGAAATCATTATTGTATTTATATTCTAAAGGATTAAAGGTGGGATTAAAATATATAGACTTAGATATTCAAAGACTTGTTAAAAATCAGATTGACTGGAAATTACTCTCTAATCAATTTAGCGGAATAAACTTAATAATAACTATAACACCAGAAGAGTATTATTATTTACAACCTTTAAAACGCTATTCAGTTTTAGATATAGACTACATAGAAAATTATGTAATGTCTGATGTTGAAATTGATAAAAGTAAGTTACATATATCTTGTTATTTTAGAGATTTAGAAAAGAAAATAAAACCAAGTAAATGCAGCTTTGCTTTTCTTGATTTGCTAAACAATAAAAATATGCCAAGCAAAATAAATGCTGAAATTACTCTTTGTCCTTTTACTTCGGAGAAGCTTAATATAAAGACACCTTTAGATATTGTAATACCGCAAATTAACCTAAATATTGTTGATCTAATAGCTTCAAAAATTAGGAAATCTCTTGAGAACTCTGCTCAATTATTAGACGATGCTAAATGGTACTACGGTATAGCAGATGATATATATCATGAAGTGACTGATAGTTTATTCTTATACGCTTTGAAGGAAATTCCATTAGAAGAGGCATTAATATTATATTTTTACATAGATAGAATAGATGAATTCTCATCAGAAGAAAAGAAAATCTTAGAGGAAAAAATTGTTCAACTTCTTACTAAATAA